The DNA region GAAGAAGGGGACTGGACTGCTGCGGGTCTGCGTAAGGATCAGGCAGTGCGTTTAGCGAAGCAGTTCAATGCTGACTGGATTGAACAGAGACAAGCGTGTTTGTACAAACAAGGCATTGAGGTTATTACTTATCTAGACCATGACTATCCTATATTAATGAAGGAAACCGTTCAACCACCTTGGGTAATGTACGGTCGCGGCGACCTGAATTTGTTGCACAGCCAATCCATTGCAATGGTAGGGACCCGCATGCCTACGGTATACGGACGTAAAGTTGGTGAAAAACTGGCGGAGCAATTTTGCCATGCTGGGCTGACAGTTGTGAGTGGACTCGCCAGAGGAATAGATAGCGTGTGTCATGATGCTGCGCTGCGTGCCAATGGCAAAACCATTGCGGTATTTGGGACAGGAATTGACAATATTTATCCACCCGAAAATACAAGTCTCGCAGAACGGATTGCCGACAAGGGTCTGCTATTGTCGGAATATCCACCAGGTACACGTGCCCGTCAGGGCTTATTTCCAGAACGTAATCGGATCATCGCCGGTCTAACCCTGGGTACATTGGTTGTTGAGGCTGACATTCGAAGCGGCTCTTTGATTACTGCGGATGCCGCTCTTGAAGCGGGAAGAGACGTGTTTGCAGTCCCGGGACCCATAACATCTCCCAAGAGTCGAGGTTCACACAACCTGATTCGTCAGGGAGCGAAATTGGTAACTTGCGCCACGGATTTATTAGAAGAGTATCGATTGGACTTGCCAAATACGGAACAACTTCCTTACAATAGAGGACGTTCGACGCATAGCAGTGAAACTTCCAAACAGGGAATATTTCCAGTGGTAAAACTATCTTTGGATGAACGATGTGTTATTAATTTACTGGAGCAGGAGGAGCATTCTCTGGATCAACTTGTTGAACAGCTTCATTGGGATTTTGGACATTTGCATTCAGTTCTGTTATCTTTAATCATAAAAAAGCAGATTAGCCAATTACCTGGAACCAAATACGCGAGGGTATGACAGTGCTGCACTCAAGGTAGCATGTGAAAATAGATTATTAGCGGAAGTTAATCCTGCTGCTAAGTGATGGATGAAACAAAAAAACAAGCAGCAGTTTCATGACTGAGAGGAGATGAACCTATGGCGGATGCACTCGTAATCGTGGAGTCGCCCTCAAAGGCGAAGACGATCGGCAAATATTTAGGCAGCAAGTTCATCGTAAAAGCTTCGATGGGACATGTGCGCGATTTGCCAAAGAGTCAGATCGGCGTTGAGGTGGAGAATGATTTTAATCCGAAATATATTACGATCCGCGGCAAAGGTTCTATTTTAAAAGAACTAAAGGATGCACGAAAGAAAGTGAAAAAAGTGTATCTCGCAGCTGACCCGGATCGCGAAGGCGAGGCTATTGCATGGCATTTGGCTCATGCGCTTGAACTGGATGACACAGCAGATTGCCGGGTTGTATTTAATGAAATTACGAAACAGGCCGTCAAGGATGCGTTCAAAACACCGCGCAAGATTAATATGGATCTGGTAAACGCACAGCAGGCGAGACGTATTCTCGATCGGCTTGTAGGCTATAAAATAAGTCCATTATTATGGAAGAAAGTCAAAAAAGGTTTGTCTGCGGGTCGTGTTCAGTCCGTAGCCGTCAAAATCATTTTGGATCGTGAAAATGAAATTAATGATTTTGAACCAGAAGAGTACTGGAGTATTACAGCCAAACTGACAGCAGACGGAAATCCGTTTGAAGCCAAGTTCCATCAACTGAACGGTACCAAAACTGAACTTGGCAGTGAAGCCGAAGTACAGGCCATTTTGAAACAGATCGAGGGTGCTTCGTTTACCGTCAAGGAAGTTAAAGAAAAAGAACGTAGCCGTAACCCTTCTGCTCCGTTCACCACAAGTTCTTTACAGCAGGAAGCCGCACGTAAATTGAATTTTAGAGCTTCCAAGACGATGTCCGTTGCCCAACAACTGTATGAAGGGGTAGACCTCGGAAAAGAAGGCACAGTGGGTCTCATTACGTATATGCGTACGGACTCCACACGGATTGCAGCATCAGCACAGGAAGAAGCCAAGGAATACATTATAGGCAAGTATGGTGAGCCGTTTGCTCCTGAGACACCTAGAAACTATTCCAAAAAGGCAGCGAACGCTCAGGATGCGCATGAAGCGATTCGTCCAACTTCCATTTTGCGTGATCCAGATTCGATTAAATCGTTTATGAGTCGTGATCAGTTCAGACTGTATAAACTGGTTTGGGAACGTTTTATAGCAAGTCAGATGTCATCTGCGGTGCTGGACACTCTCTCTGTGGACATTGCTGCAGGAGATACAATCTTCCGAGCTGCGGGCTCCAAAGTTCGTTTTCAGGGTTTCATGAAGGTGTATGTGGAAGGTAATGATGACGGAACAACGGAAGAAGATCGCCTGCTGCCTCCTCTGAAAAGTGGAGACGTGCTGGAGAATCGGGAGATTGAGCCGAAACAGCACTTTACGCAGCCGCCACCACGTTACACGGAAGCAAGACTTGTTCGTACACTGGAGGAATTGGGTATAGGGCGTCCAAGTACATATGCGCCTACGCTGGAGACCATTCAAAAGCGCGGATATGTTGCCATTGAAGAGAAAAAATTTATGCCAACCGAACTGGGTGAGTTGGTCATCGAGCAGATGGAAGAGTTTTTCCCGGAAATCCTGAATGTGGAGTTCACCGCAAACATGGAAGGTGACCTTGACCATGTGGAGGAAGGTTCTGAGGATTGGGTTAAAGTACTCGCAGAATTCTACGAATCCTTTGAGAAACGGCTTGAGTTTGCGGAAGAAGAAATGAAAGAAATTGAGATAGAAGATGAAGTTTCGGATGAAATATGTGAGAAGTGCGGCAAACCGCTCGTTTATAAACTGGGTCGTTTTGGAAAGTTTCTCGCGTGCTCCGGATTTCCGGATTGTCGGAATACCAAACCCATTATCAAGGACATCGGCGTAACTTGTCCGAAGTGTAAAGAAGGTCATGTGGTTGAACGCCGCAGTAAAAAGGGACGTATTTTCTACGGTTGCGACAAGTATCCTGAATGTGATTTTGTATCATGGGATAAACCTTCAGCGAAACCATGTCCAAGCTGCGGATCGCTAATGATCGAGAAACGAAACAAACAGGGAACACGATTGCAGTGTACTTCATGCGATCATCAGGAGCCGGTGGAAGAACCGGAAGAAGAATGAACGGATTAGCATAATGGGGGTAAACGATTTCGATGAGTGAACAACAAGTAACAGTTATTGGTGCCGGGCTCGCAGGAACAGAAGCAGCCTGGCAGATTGCAAGTCGCGGCGTGCGTGTAAAATTATATGAGATGAGACCGGTTGTCAAAACGCCGGCTCACCATACGGATAAATTCGCTGAACTGGTATGCAGCAACTCGCTTCGTGCCAATGGTTTGACGAATGCAGTAGGCGTATTAAAAGAAGAAATGAGAATGCTTAATTCACTGGTCTTGGGTGCAGCAGATCGTCATGCCGTTCCGGCAGGAGGAGCACTTGCTGTTGACCGGGACGGATTCTCAGGGGAGATTACATCCACCCTTCATCAGCATCCACTCATTGAAGTGGTCAATGAAGAGCTGACTTCTCTTCCGGAAGACGGTATCGTTGTTGTAGCAACCGGTCCATTGACTTCTCCGGCATTGTCGGAGCAGATTAAGGCACTTATGGGTGAGGAATACTTCTACTTCTATGATGCAGCTGCACCGATTATCGAAAAAGATTCTATTGATATGAATAAGGTTTATCTTGCTTCACGTTATGACAAGGGCGAAGCAGCATACCTGAACTGTCCGATGACAGAAGAGGAATTCGATGTGTTTTATGAAGCATTGATTACGGCTGAAGTTGCTCAATTGAAAGAATTTGAGAAAGAAATTTACTTTGAAGGCTGTATGCCGATTGAAGTCATGATGAAGCGTGGCAAACAAACGGCTCTGTTTGGTCCGATGAAACCTGTAGGTCTCGTTAATCCACATACCGGAGAACTTCCGCATGCTGTTGTGCAGCTTAGACAGGATAATGCTGCTGGAACGCTGTACAATCTGGTAGGATTCCAGACACATCTGAAATGGGGAGAACAAAAGCGTGTATTTTCTCTGATCCCTGGACTTGAAAACGCGGAATTCGTTCGTTATGGCGTAATGCACCGTAATACATTTATTAATTCTCCCAAACTTCTCCGTCCAACGTATCAGTTCAAAGAGCGTCCAAACCTATTCTTTGCAGGTCAGATGACTGGTGTAGAAGGTTACGTAGAATCTGCGGCATCCGGTTTAATCGCTGGCATGAATGCAGCCAAAGCAGCACTGGGTCAGGAATTGGTGGTATTGCCGGTGGAGACGACGCTGGGGAGTATGGCGCAGTACATTACAACAGCTGATTTCAAACACTTCCAGCCCATGAATGCAAACTTTGGATTGCTGCCGAAGCTGGAAATCAAAATACGTAACAAAAAAGAAAAAAATGAAGCACTTGCCAAGCGTGCACTGGATGGCATTGCCCGTTTTGCTGCAGGAGAAGGTCTAACCGTTCCAGAACGCGTATAAATTATTCGTGGGAGGAGTCTGATAACATGGATATG from Paenibacillus sp. JNUCC-31 includes:
- the dprA gene encoding DNA-processing protein DprA — translated: MEERWILIGLHETEGVGKKTISKLLSGNHQLADLLSYEEGDWTAAGLRKDQAVRLAKQFNADWIEQRQACLYKQGIEVITYLDHDYPILMKETVQPPWVMYGRGDLNLLHSQSIAMVGTRMPTVYGRKVGEKLAEQFCHAGLTVVSGLARGIDSVCHDAALRANGKTIAVFGTGIDNIYPPENTSLAERIADKGLLLSEYPPGTRARQGLFPERNRIIAGLTLGTLVVEADIRSGSLITADAALEAGRDVFAVPGPITSPKSRGSHNLIRQGAKLVTCATDLLEEYRLDLPNTEQLPYNRGRSTHSSETSKQGIFPVVKLSLDERCVINLLEQEEHSLDQLVEQLHWDFGHLHSVLLSLIIKKQISQLPGTKYARV
- the trmFO gene encoding FADH(2)-oxidizing methylenetetrahydrofolate--tRNA-(uracil(54)-C(5))-methyltransferase TrmFO, whose amino-acid sequence is MSEQQVTVIGAGLAGTEAAWQIASRGVRVKLYEMRPVVKTPAHHTDKFAELVCSNSLRANGLTNAVGVLKEEMRMLNSLVLGAADRHAVPAGGALAVDRDGFSGEITSTLHQHPLIEVVNEELTSLPEDGIVVVATGPLTSPALSEQIKALMGEEYFYFYDAAAPIIEKDSIDMNKVYLASRYDKGEAAYLNCPMTEEEFDVFYEALITAEVAQLKEFEKEIYFEGCMPIEVMMKRGKQTALFGPMKPVGLVNPHTGELPHAVVQLRQDNAAGTLYNLVGFQTHLKWGEQKRVFSLIPGLENAEFVRYGVMHRNTFINSPKLLRPTYQFKERPNLFFAGQMTGVEGYVESAASGLIAGMNAAKAALGQELVVLPVETTLGSMAQYITTADFKHFQPMNANFGLLPKLEIKIRNKKEKNEALAKRALDGIARFAAGEGLTVPERV
- the topA gene encoding type I DNA topoisomerase, with amino-acid sequence MADALVIVESPSKAKTIGKYLGSKFIVKASMGHVRDLPKSQIGVEVENDFNPKYITIRGKGSILKELKDARKKVKKVYLAADPDREGEAIAWHLAHALELDDTADCRVVFNEITKQAVKDAFKTPRKINMDLVNAQQARRILDRLVGYKISPLLWKKVKKGLSAGRVQSVAVKIILDRENEINDFEPEEYWSITAKLTADGNPFEAKFHQLNGTKTELGSEAEVQAILKQIEGASFTVKEVKEKERSRNPSAPFTTSSLQQEAARKLNFRASKTMSVAQQLYEGVDLGKEGTVGLITYMRTDSTRIAASAQEEAKEYIIGKYGEPFAPETPRNYSKKAANAQDAHEAIRPTSILRDPDSIKSFMSRDQFRLYKLVWERFIASQMSSAVLDTLSVDIAAGDTIFRAAGSKVRFQGFMKVYVEGNDDGTTEEDRLLPPLKSGDVLENREIEPKQHFTQPPPRYTEARLVRTLEELGIGRPSTYAPTLETIQKRGYVAIEEKKFMPTELGELVIEQMEEFFPEILNVEFTANMEGDLDHVEEGSEDWVKVLAEFYESFEKRLEFAEEEMKEIEIEDEVSDEICEKCGKPLVYKLGRFGKFLACSGFPDCRNTKPIIKDIGVTCPKCKEGHVVERRSKKGRIFYGCDKYPECDFVSWDKPSAKPCPSCGSLMIEKRNKQGTRLQCTSCDHQEPVEEPEEE